A region of the Polaribacter sp. L3A8 genome:
TATTTTTCAAGTCTAATTTCATTTCATTCTCAAGAAAACTCATTCTATCATTCTTGTCAAAAATTTTATTCGATTGTAACCATTTTGGATAATTATAATTATCAGGAATTCCATAGTAATCAATAAAGGTAGTTACATATACTTCTGGTTCATTTAAATGATTCTCTATTTGTTTTTTAAGATTATTCCAAGGTACTATTCCTCCTCCAGATTTTTTAATTAATGGTGTTTGTATAAATATATTTTTATTCGAAAAATGTTGGGCAAGAACATCTTTACAAAATTCAATTTCAGTTTGTCCTTCACAAATTATAATGATTCTTTTCATAAAATATTATTTATTAGGTTGACCTCCATTAATAATATTTTTTTGCCATAAATCTCCAATGTTATAATCTTCTAACCAAGATTTTAAGTTTTCTTCATTTAATCTTCTAAAAAAACTTTCTCCATTAATTTGATCTACTGTAATGATGTCTTCGGCATTAAAATGATTAATAAGATCTGCTGATTGTGTTGCCAACACTATTTGAACTTTTTTTAATGTAGCACTTTTAATCATTCCTGCCAGTTTTGCAATTGCAAAAGGATGCAAACCTAATTCAGGTTCATCAATAATGATTGTATTTGGTAAATTAGGTTGTAAAAAAAGAGTGGTTAGTGCAATAAACCTCAAAGTACCATCAGACAAGTCATTTGCCCCATAAATAGTTGAACTAAATTTACTCTGCCATTGTAATCTTAAATATCCCTCTTCATTAGGTTGAAAGAAAAAATCAGAAAAATATGGAGCTACACTTTGAATTGTTTGAACTATTCTATTATATACAATTTTATTACTTTCTAATATGCAATTTAGAAAAGCAGACAAATTAGAACCTTCTTCATACAGAAAATAGGAATCATTATCAACATGACTCGTTAGTGAAAATGGAGATTTTTTTCCTGTATCATGAAAATGGTATTTCCTAAAACTTTTTAAAAATTTATTTACATACTCTCCTCTTCCTTGCTTATTCTGTTTAACACCAGCTTTAGAAGTATAATTTGACATTGACCAAGGGTTATCATAATACCAAAGAACTTCATTTGTAAAAATCATATTATTTTCTCCAGATGAAAGGGTAAAAGAGTACCCATTAACTCCCGTATTAAATGATAAGTGAGCTTTTATATAAGGGCTTACTTTTAAGCCTTGATATAACATTTTTTCTTGCCCTCCCCTTAATGATATATATTCTTCTAATTTTTGTTCATATAATTGATTCAAAAACTCAAAAAAAGATATAAAATTACTCTTTCCGGAACCATTTGAACCAATTAATATATTAATTGGTTTTAAATCTAAATGAATCTTTTTTATTGATTTGTAATTTTCTATTTCTATATAATCTATTATCATAAAAATATTGTTATCGTCATAATGAATGACAAAAATCAAATTTAAGTTTATTATTTTTAGTAAGCAAAAATAGAAATAGTTTATATTACTAATATAATATATCTAAACTATTTGTTACAAGTAAAATATAAAAAAAACGTAATACCTTTTATAATAATAAATAGTTTTTTATTTTATAAAAAAATAAGCAGTAAAAGAGATACACAATTTGCAGCAACTCTTTAAAACTCTAAAATAGTTGTTACTCGTTTAA
Encoded here:
- a CDS encoding DUF4276 family protein — translated: MKRIIIICEGQTEIEFCKDVLAQHFSNKNIFIQTPLIKKSGGGIVPWNNLKKQIENHLNEPEVYVTTFIDYYGIPDNYNYPKWLQSNKIFDKNDRMSFLENEMKLDLKNNIRFIPYIQLHEFEGLLFNNIDVFDQHIASNEFNSRNDLVTIINQYPNPEMINNNRKTAPSKRLQNHIIGYNKIVYGSILAESIGLVKIREKSPRFNKWIETLESI
- a CDS encoding AAA family ATPase — its product is MIIDYIEIENYKSIKKIHLDLKPINILIGSNGSGKSNFISFFEFLNQLYEQKLEEYISLRGGQEKMLYQGLKVSPYIKAHLSFNTGVNGYSFTLSSGENNMIFTNEVLWYYDNPWSMSNYTSKAGVKQNKQGRGEYVNKFLKSFRKYHFHDTGKKSPFSLTSHVDNDSYFLYEEGSNLSAFLNCILESNKIVYNRIVQTIQSVAPYFSDFFFQPNEEGYLRLQWQSKFSSTIYGANDLSDGTLRFIALTTLFLQPNLPNTIIIDEPELGLHPFAIAKLAGMIKSATLKKVQIVLATQSADLINHFNAEDIITVDQINGESFFRRLNEENLKSWLEDYNIGDLWQKNIINGGQPNK